From Fundulus heteroclitus isolate FHET01 unplaced genomic scaffold, MU-UCD_Fhet_4.1 scaffold_207, whole genome shotgun sequence, one genomic window encodes:
- the LOC118559036 gene encoding uncharacterized protein LOC118559036 isoform X2: MPDVKAEGRTEVEVLLGMDTESPLLSFIKSSLPKMRDHEPLLQRLQDLGVEDLEDLSYLQESDLLSVLRPIEVRKLLSLLKKTSQQDVLGSPPSNQQFSRASTSTSPVTQSDEMHLSGGYSLETTSSPQSTRSSSVGITPRRKSDNSWHFKFQIPWQKIPSEIIRKLETGNRPTKRNSTLAAENFMLSVDQTIVNGHIRIFSDALMLMFGSYYCMNISYPAAQASTLEFLQR; the protein is encoded by the exons ATGCCCGATGTCAAGGCTGAAGGAAGGACGGAGGTAGAAG TCCTCCTAGGCATGGATACAGAGAGCCCACTTCTGTCTTTCATCAAATCAAGTCTTCCTAAAATGAGAGACCATGAGCCTTTGTTGCAGCGTCTGCAAGATTTAGGAGTTGAGGACCTGGAAGACCTGAGCTACCTGCAGGAGAGTGACCTCCTTTCTGTCCTGAGACCAATTGAAGTCAGAAAGCTTCTGTCACTGCTCAAAAAGACAA GCCAACAAGATGTCTTGGGCAGTCCTCCGAGCAACCAACAGTTCAGCAGAGCCAGTACCAGTACAAGTCCAGTAACACAGTCTGACGAGATGCACCTTTCTG GTGGTTACAGCTTAGAAACTACAAGTTCACCGCAGTCAACACGTAGTTCAAGTGTGGGTATCACACCTCGTCGAAAGTCTGATAACAGCTggcattttaaatttcaaattccTTGGCAGAAAATTCCATCTGAGATCATCAGAAAGCTGGAAACGGGAAACCGGCCAACAAAAA GAAACTCTACTTTGGCAGCGGAGAATTTCATGCTGTCTGTGGACCAGACCATTGTGAATGGCCACATCAGAATCTTCAGTGATGCTCTTATGCTGATGTTTGGTTCGTACTACTGTATGAACATATCTTACCCAGCAGCCCAGGCATCAACTTTGGAGTTCTTACAGAGGTAA
- the LOC118559036 gene encoding uncharacterized protein LOC118559036 isoform X3 gives MTLILEKLYFSSLLVLLGMDTESPLLSFIKSSLPKMRDHEPLLQRLQDLGVEDLEDLSYLQESDLLSVLRPIEVRKLLSLLKKTSQQDVLGSPPSNQQFSRASTSTSPVTQSDEMHLSGGYSLETTSSPQSTRSSSKIPSEIIRKLETGNRPTKRNSTLAAENFMLSVDQTIVNGHIRIFSDALMLMFGSYYCMNISYPAAQASTLEFLQR, from the exons atgacACTAATCCttgaaaaactgtatttttcatcCCTTCTAGTCCTCCTAGGCATGGATACAGAGAGCCCACTTCTGTCTTTCATCAAATCAAGTCTTCCTAAAATGAGAGACCATGAGCCTTTGTTGCAGCGTCTGCAAGATTTAGGAGTTGAGGACCTGGAAGACCTGAGCTACCTGCAGGAGAGTGACCTCCTTTCTGTCCTGAGACCAATTGAAGTCAGAAAGCTTCTGTCACTGCTCAAAAAGACAA GCCAACAAGATGTCTTGGGCAGTCCTCCGAGCAACCAACAGTTCAGCAGAGCCAGTACCAGTACAAGTCCAGTAACACAGTCTGACGAGATGCACCTTTCTG GTGGTTACAGCTTAGAAACTACAAGTTCACCGCAGTCAACACGTAGTTCAAGT AAAATTCCATCTGAGATCATCAGAAAGCTGGAAACGGGAAACCGGCCAACAAAAA GAAACTCTACTTTGGCAGCGGAGAATTTCATGCTGTCTGTGGACCAGACCATTGTGAATGGCCACATCAGAATCTTCAGTGATGCTCTTATGCTGATGTTTGGTTCGTACTACTGTATGAACATATCTTACCCAGCAGCCCAGGCATCAACTTTGGAGTTCTTACAGAGGTAA
- the LOC118559036 gene encoding uncharacterized protein LOC118559036 isoform X1, producing the protein MTLILEKLYFSSLLVLLGMDTESPLLSFIKSSLPKMRDHEPLLQRLQDLGVEDLEDLSYLQESDLLSVLRPIEVRKLLSLLKKTSQQDVLGSPPSNQQFSRASTSTSPVTQSDEMHLSGGYSLETTSSPQSTRSSSVGITPRRKSDNSWHFKFQIPWQKIPSEIIRKLETGNRPTKRNSTLAAENFMLSVDQTIVNGHIRIFSDALMLMFGSYYCMNISYPAAQASTLEFLQR; encoded by the exons atgacACTAATCCttgaaaaactgtatttttcatcCCTTCTAGTCCTCCTAGGCATGGATACAGAGAGCCCACTTCTGTCTTTCATCAAATCAAGTCTTCCTAAAATGAGAGACCATGAGCCTTTGTTGCAGCGTCTGCAAGATTTAGGAGTTGAGGACCTGGAAGACCTGAGCTACCTGCAGGAGAGTGACCTCCTTTCTGTCCTGAGACCAATTGAAGTCAGAAAGCTTCTGTCACTGCTCAAAAAGACAA GCCAACAAGATGTCTTGGGCAGTCCTCCGAGCAACCAACAGTTCAGCAGAGCCAGTACCAGTACAAGTCCAGTAACACAGTCTGACGAGATGCACCTTTCTG GTGGTTACAGCTTAGAAACTACAAGTTCACCGCAGTCAACACGTAGTTCAAGTGTGGGTATCACACCTCGTCGAAAGTCTGATAACAGCTggcattttaaatttcaaattccTTGGCAGAAAATTCCATCTGAGATCATCAGAAAGCTGGAAACGGGAAACCGGCCAACAAAAA GAAACTCTACTTTGGCAGCGGAGAATTTCATGCTGTCTGTGGACCAGACCATTGTGAATGGCCACATCAGAATCTTCAGTGATGCTCTTATGCTGATGTTTGGTTCGTACTACTGTATGAACATATCTTACCCAGCAGCCCAGGCATCAACTTTGGAGTTCTTACAGAGGTAA